Proteins from one Salvelinus sp. IW2-2015 linkage group LG32, ASM291031v2, whole genome shotgun sequence genomic window:
- the LOC111956803 gene encoding angiomotin-like 2a gives MSSTEEPSGTVLHRLIQEQLRYGNPTDARTLLAIQQQALRGGSGGSPGGGPGSGSGEGPGGSPRSSLESLTQEDSSFLQLSARQEPQGQEHQGDYQHSESSYQLYQVHGEELPTYEQAKAHSQYLAQHWAPATGAHKQLRQRDYRAADEAPIELKRGHMRSLSEHLLQLSLERNGAMAKSEAVKSSSHSYPELGYYAPPQGLQDKCSLHPEYSSVPIMSQGYMPIHAQEPQCVYRDIPQPIQTQQHRYVAPVQQQTETCYSTFTSRPPGVVEESKQMELLMLENERLRQELEGHREKACRIQKLEQESQRISEAYEALMQGSSKRESLEQTLRNRLVAEIRRLQDFNRDLRESLENARTQAAKEVEAADHNQHIMTKLLEQSEEQQFERERAERELQRLRNFAEEQGLRAEQLEEALEAQRCRGRQLEEELRRKRAYVEKVERLQSALAQLQATCEKREGLEMRLRTRLEHELKSLRAQQKQSHPPGVTVGSLHERLREREERILALEADMMRWEQKYLEESTMRQFAMDVAATAAAQRDTTIINHSPCHSSNNSFNEDLPVSDYRNQEMENRIRALYAHILEKDAVIKVLHQRLHQDQVEKSGFCLRAAMSTSSISTAKCASISKGKSLSDDQTPVSPLRCSSPAHPSQSQSCGSEDGAKAKEPTTGSKLSIDNAAAQQPKSSSLNTLRGLDDLEAEAVEIFI, from the exons ATGTCATCCACAGAAGAGCCGTCTGGCACGGTCCTGCACCGCCTCATCCAGGAACAACTACGCTACGGCAACCCCACAGACGCACGCACCCTCCTGGCCATCCAGCAGCAGGCCCTGCGCGGAGGCAGCGGAGGGTCCCCTGGTGGAGGGCCTGGGAGTGGATCAGGTGAGGGCCCCGGTGGAAGTCCTCGCTCCTCTCTAGAGAGCCTCACCCAGGAAGACTCCTCATTCCTCCAACTGTCAGCCCGCCAGGAGCCCCAGGGCCAGGAACACCAGGGAGACTACCAGCACTCGGAGAGTAGCTACCAGCTCTACCAGGTCCACGGCGAGGAGCTGCCCACCTACGAGCAGGCCAAAGCCCACTCTCAGTACCTGGCTCAGCATTGGGCACCCGCCACAGGCGCCCACAAGCAGCTGCGCCAACGGGACTACCGTGCGGCGGATGAGGCACCGATTGAGTTGAAGCGAGGGCATATGCGATCGCTGAGTGAGCATCTCCTGCAGCTGTCTCTGGAGAGGAATGGTGCCATGGCGAAGTCTGAGGCAGTCAAAAGCTCCTCACATAGCTACCCGGAGCTGGGTTACTACGCCCCCCCACAAGGCCTccaggacaaatgtagcctacacccAGAGTACTCATCTGTTCCCATCATGTCCCAAGGATATATGCCCATCCACGCCCAAGAGCCACAGTGTGTGTACAGGGACATTCCCCAGCCAATCCAGACCCAGCAGCACAG GTATGTGGCCCCAGTTCAGCAGCAAACGGAGACCTGCTACAGCACGTTCACCAGTCGGCCCCCTGGTGTCGTGGAGGAGTCCAAGCAGATGGAACTGCTGATGCTGGAGAACGAGAGGCTGAGGCAGGAGCTGGAGGGCCACCGAGAGAAGGCCTGCCGCATCCAGAAG TTGGAGCAGGAGAGCCAGAGGATCTCAGAGGCCTATGAGGCTCTGATGCAGGGCAGCAGTAAGAGGGAGAGCCTGGAGCAGACCCTGAGGAACAGACTGGTGGCCGAGATCAGGAGGCTGCAGGACTTCAACAGGGACCTTAGAG AAAGCCTGGAAAATGCCAGAACACAGGCCGCCAAAGAAGTGGAAGCTGCTGACCACAACCAGCACATCATGACCAAACTGCTCGAGCAAA GCGAGGAGCAGCAGTTTGAGCGTGAGCGTGCCGAGCGCGAACTCCAGAGGCTCCGCAACTTCGCAGAGGAGCAGGGCCTGAGGGCGGAGCAGCTCGAGGAGGCCCTAGAGGCCCAGCGGTGCAGGGGCCGGCAGCTGGAAGAGGAACTGCGGCGGAAGCGGGCCTACGTGGAGAAGGTGGAGCGGCTGCAGAGCGCCCTGGCTCAGCTGCAGGCCACCTGCGAGAAGCGCGAGGGCCTGGAGATGAGGTTGCGAACACGCCTCGAGCATGAGCTGAAGAGCCTGAGGGCACAGCAGAAGCAGTCTCACCCGCCGGGCGTGACGGTGGGCTCGCTGCACGAGCGtctgagggaaagagaggagcgtATCCTAGCCCTGGAGGCGGACATGATGCGCTGGGAGCAGAAGTACTTGGAGGAGAGCACCATGAGGCAGTTCGCCATGGACGTGGCAGCCACCGCCGCCGCTCAGAG AGACACAACCATCATCAACCATTCCCCCTGTCACTCTTCTAACAACAGCTTCAACGAGGACCTGCCTGTATCTGACTACCGAAACCAGGAGATGGAAAACCG GATCCGTGCTCTCTACGCCCATATCCTGGAGAAAGATGCTGTCATTAAGGTACTCCACCAGCGTTTGCACCAGGACCAGGTCGAGAAGAGTGGGTTTTGTCTGCGCGCCGCCATGTCCACTTCTTCAATTAGCACGGCCAAGTGCGCCAGCATAAGCAAAG GTAAGAGTCTGTCAGACGACCAgactcctgtctctcctctccggtGCTCCTCCCCAGCTCaccccagccagagccagagctGTGGATCAGAGGATGGAGCTAAGGCCAAGGAGCCAACCACTGGTTCTAAACTCAGCATTG aCAACGCTGCTGCGCAACAACCAAAGTCCTCCTCCTTGAACACATTGAGAGGCCTGGATGACTTGGAGGCAGAGGCAGTGGAAATCTTCATTTGA